CAAAGCGCTCGGAAATCccaccagcagcagaagaagaagaaagaagaagatgCCACCGCGACAGCGGAGATGAAATTCGCGAAGCGCTCTGCTGTGATTCAGCTGCCCGCGTAAACCGAGACAGGCGATGGACTGGGGCGCAATCTCAGAGCCCACGGAAGCCAACTGAGTTCTTCTTGCATCAGACGGAACTATTTTCTACTCCGAGCTCCTGCGATTAGTTTACCTGTTGCGCTTAGTTCGACCATAACAGCAGCGAGTCTGAACTACCGCAGCAGACATGTCCGCAGCAGGAGATTTCGGAAATCCCCTGAGGAAATTTAAACTGGTATTTCTGGGCGAGCAGAGTGGTGAGTATCCGGCGGTAAAACGGGGAATAAGACCCATTCGTGCGATGTAACCCGATCCGCGACCAGCCGATCGAATACCAACGTGCGTGCTTGAAATTGGTTCGGGAAGTGGCCTCGCTTGGCTCCCCGACGATCGCCGGCAGCCGCGGCTTATCCACCGATCTGCAACACGCCGCTTCCTCCGCTGTTTATTTACCTTCTTTATTCCTTCTCCAGCGCTAGCATGCAGCTAGCAGAGATGGGCTAATCCCGTTAGCATCAGTGGTCGTGGATCCGTGCTGAATGTAGCGAGGAAGATTTATGATCCGCAGCTTTATGACGAGTGATTATCGTAGATCAGCTGGTTGGACCGGCGCCTGGCTGTCGGCTGGGAAATATTAGACAGCAACTGAACATTTGGACCTTGGATCGAACCCCCGGACTTTCTTCCTTCTGTCCTCCAGcaatgcaatattaatattagtatctgtatgagtgcgtgtgtgtatataatctgtttattgtaaaatatcattattctcgttcatcattactgtgaaaacaatgtgcaataatgtggaaccccccacacacatacacacacacagtatataaaactcagttatttattcttctaTAAGCATATAGCGCTGTCACGTTGGAATTCCATAATCCTTATTTTATACACTCAtctctgcactgaaggagttgcTTGTAATCTCATTGAACATGAATATTAGGGGTGTTCgcgatattttatgtggtgaaaTCATAACGTCAAATGTCGATTCGTCCTGTCAAGCGTTTTCTTCAGCGAGGTCAtcgtgcgactacaacctcctctcctgtagatggcgctgtaccgCAAAACATGACACCTATCACAGCACCTTGTATTTCGTGAGATCCTTGTCAATTCACACTCCTAATGCCCATAGtcacaataaaaggcattctgttctattctaatCTATTGATTTGCAGTAGGCTGCTGGGTCATAGCATCTTCCTGATCTGTTCTGGTGGAAAGGTGTCAGGGGAGGGTGTGGCATGTGAACCCGTTTTAGACCGTTTTTGCTCCTGAAATCCACTGTTTCCTATGACTGGCGGTTGCCAGTGCCGGATCCGAACCACTTGCCTGATCGGATCTGCGCATGTGCGGCGCTGTGCCACTATGTGGCCTTGCACACACATCGCGGTCAGTGTTGAAAAGGCTGGGTTTAGGTCACATGGTGGATATGTGTGTCTCCATcatgtggagacctggactaTGGCACCAGGATGCTCTTTGGGAACTGGAGGCATTGTAACACGTACAAGTGTTTAGTATCCCCAGTAAAATTTGAAGACATTTTATTAGTCTTCTCAGTTTCTTTCAGTCTGAGTGCAGATGCTCCCACAGCGTCATTAACAGTGTCCTGCACACACCGAAGGACTTTAGCTGCGAGTTAAAAAACCCCCACATCAGTACCTGACGTTCGTACTGTGGTATTCCATGATCCAGGCAGTCAGGTGGGGGTTCACACAGGAGCTTTCCCGCAGGGTCGAGAGTGTGTGCAGGCTCAGGCTCAGGCTGAAAATGGATGTGGCGTAAAGGAGGACCTTAAACATTTAGAGTATTtaccagatggccttatccagagtgccttgcgatcagtagtgacagggacagtcaccctggtgCAGGGGTGGGCAAGGGGCCATatgcagacataaacataaaaaaggcattacagttttaatatttacattcgcttttagtgggaactgtgttgcttATCGGAGGAAGGCTTGCTAGacgaagaaagaaaaggaagtgaGCGGGTCTGATGTAAATAGTTGACATTTGTGTTATATGGGGTTAAACACAGTGTCTACATTACGTGGAGCCAGAGAGTAAGAGCAACCCGCTAGTTAGTAAGTAAGAAAATGGGcatgttgtactgttgacttcGGCTACCACCtcgtacaaataaaaagttctTATTCTGCCAGAATGTGCGCGTCACACGGCTCCTTAACTTTGTGAAGAATGTGTCgtttatacatatattaacaTCACGGTCAAAGTTGTCCCAAACCCAGACGGTGCAACCTCAACATAACCGCCGGAGGCTCGAGTCCGTTTCAACTCCGCACCTCCTCACcattttttgcatctttctccCTAGTCGACACTAATTTACCGcgcaagtcagtgtaaaaacctgTCTGCTTTGCACCAGGCATTACAGGACGAGTTCTAATGCGAAGTGTCATAATTACGACTTTACTTTGGCTATTCTGTATCTACAGCGGGCCGGTTTAAAAAGACCAACGGGCTGGATGTGGCCACCCCtgtcctggagacactctgggttaagtgccttgcttagggacacaatggtactaagtggggattgaacctggtcATTCTGCTGTCTGCACCATACCTTGAGATCGTTTTCAGACCTCTCCTTTAGGTGTCTCCACCCTTTCTGATGTCTATCAACAGCCTCCTGTCCTCCACTGTCTTTAACTCCTGCTAAATGACAGTAGCATGGTCATGGCGCCTCTTCTGTTTGGTTGTGGAAAAAAACGTTTGTGTCTctcttgttctttctttttctcttctttagtGGGAAAGACTTCACTGATCACCAGATTCATGTATGACAGCTTTGATAACACTTATCAGGTAAGCATACCAGATGATTACTTAAGATTGTCTGTCTAATACTGACCATTGATTCTTTTCCAAACTCTGGCATTTGAATTCACTCTCTGGAATTGTCTGTTTCCAATTTTTCAGGCTACAATAGGAATCGACTTTTTATCAAAAACCATGTATCTGGAGGATAGAACAGTAAGTATGGACTTTTAATTTCAACTTTTAAAGTTGAAAATGTGATCTTCTTTGAACACCTGAAAATCTCATGTTTGATATTCTGTTTACAATTAGAGTGGGttgattaatttaataaaattcataaaatagattttttttctttcagctctTCATATAAAGTGAAAGTCTAATAACGTCTACGTTCAGGCCCTCTTATTTAAATTGGGTCCATAACATTAAATAATTGTACAGCACAGTGGACAGTGCTCTGCTAAATTGCTTAGCAGACAGTCTGATGGCTCGTCTCAAACTGGCCATGtcagggcctcttccttaaccgctaggccaccactgccctcatgTCCCCTCAGTCATGTCTCCTGCATAACCTGACTGATTTCTTTGGGTGGCGCTTTCCCCATGCacaaaagttacattttaaactTAATGCCGCAAGCAACACAACCAAGGTGCGTTGCCTGACCGCCATCTTCCCGGGGGTTAAAATAGGGGTGTTGCATCGATAATGATGAGAAGGGATCCTGGTGGTATTGACATTTACAATATATGGTGCCCTCATGGTGTTACCAGATAAGAGCTGACAAACAACTGAAAATGCACACATCTAAagggagatccctcaggagaccatccaccacctcatcaggagcatgtccaggtgttgtagggaggtcatacaggcatgtggaggccacacacactactgagaaTCATTTTGACgtgttttaaagacattacatcaaagttggatcagtgTTGTTtctccattttaattttgagcGTGACTCCAattccagacctccatgggttgatcgATTTaatttccatcgataatttttgtgtggagcagattctctctctctctctctctctctctctctctctctctctctcacatatatatatatatatatatacacacacacacacacacacacacacacacacacacacacacacacctctatattgcattttacatttacacttccTGAGGATTCGGTTAGacttttgtttcaaaatttggcacaaatctgattccatattagtctgtgtatgtgtggtcattTGTAAACCTTTTTCCTCTTACAGTTTCATATGTTGATGGAACAAATACATGCAATTAAGAATTTTCTAATTCATGTTTCCTATCTTCGGTCTGCTCCTTATTACTACCTCAGCACAATTGTTCATTGGCCATAATTATCTGCCAGAATTCATTTCAAAGAAGAGCTGCTCAGATGAAAATATGTGCGATGTTAGGCATTCCAAGCACATAACTTAACGAGAGCCCAAGAATCCAGAACATGTCTGTGCTTGATTTAATCTGAAGTTCTATATATATGTTGGGTGGGATAGtcgtttttattataaatacttttattataaataaaaggtGAAAAGTGAAGGTTTTCTAAGTTTTAACAGGAAATGTTTAATTGGCCTGGACATTAAGCGGGTTCTCCTGTGCTGCGGTACCTGTCATTCCTGCTCTGTTTCTCGCTTTGAGGGAGCACTTCAGGTGCAACTAttccattcccagcatgttcctTCCAGACAATCATCCAGTCTTCATCCTTCTGCTTATTTCCCCATCGGCTCCATTTTTTTCATGGTTGTTagtgcttttattattattttttatgtaatcaTGAGACCCACAGTTCCTTTGTCGCCCTTCCACTTTGTTCTGCCATTCCACACAGATCAGGTTGCAGCTCTGGGACACTGCAGGCCAGGAGCGCTTCCGTAGCCTCATTCCCAGCTACATCCGagactctgctgctgctgtcgttGTATACGACATCACAAGTAGGTACCCTGCTGGGCCACTGGCCTGCCCAAGCCTTCTGTCCAAATCCCTTTTCTCTTACCACTtcctcttccccctctctcctcctcctcctcctccccaccaCCTCTTTCTCCCACCCTCCcatcccgtctctctctctctctctgcttgcTCTCTGGTGCTAACATGTGTGGTCAGGTGCGGCTGAAACTTTGGGACACGGCTGGTCGGGAGCGTTTCCGAAGTCTGATCGCTAGCTACATACTCAACAGACTCAACTGTGGCCGTGGTTGTCTATGACATCACAAGTGAGTGTAGCAGGTGGAGGCTGAACCACAGGAAGAAAAGAAACGTCCACAAATCCAGAGTAAAGCTCTGTCTGACCTTTCTGCCAACCTTCTTTCCCATTACTAATTTtccgcctttttcttttttccatttgtcaCCTTATGCTACATGggaatgttttctgttttgttcgcagtaacactttttttttttttttttccccgtttgtCACTGTATATGTGCTGGTtctatacccccccccccccagctaaaggtttttattattttatttgtttttatctgAACGGAGAAACACATTGGTCATGTGAAATTTTGTATGCTAAAAATTTGCGATAATCCGGTTAAAAATGTCAACATGTACGAAAACTGCTGATGCAATCTGGTAATTATTTAACTGCCACTGCTTACAATCAAACTTAAATAAGAAATGGGTTCCTTAATACTACAAACTATTTTTCCCAGAATATAATATtgaaatctggcaacaccggcAGGGAGTCTGTACTTGAGCCCAAACATGCCAGAATTATACTTGTtgaaaatattcacattcaattcaaacacataaaatgcattatgagATAACATAAATCACCTATTATGTCATCTATTGTTAACTTTCCTTATTGAGATGCATTTCTGGATGGACTATCTCAATATCTTAAGAGTTACGCCTTATAGCAACATAAATTGGGGCTTTGCATAGACTtcttaatgtaaatgtctcaaaTCTCTGTAAATTACATGTGTTCACAATATCAAACATGCTTAGCTTTCATTATGAAGATGGATGAAACATTaatccatattttttttaatatataggagaaaaaatgtcatgtatgcttggtggagcttttttttatttggcaggGTGTAAATAGggatttttctgtttcttgctTCTTTCAGTTGTCCCCCATTGTCTCTGTGGTTCTGTCTAAGCGCTTTCAACTGCATTTTACTGTCCTGTCAATATTCAATTTCAGTGCAAATCTGTTTcaatttcctttattttctttttcacttttctgtTTCTTATCAGACGTCAACTCCTTTCAGCAGACCACAAAATGGATTGATGATGTCAgaacagagagagggagtgatGTCATCATCATGCTGGTTGGAAACAAGACTGATCTGGCAGATAAAAGGTTaaatgctgttttcttttttttggtgtgatgCTCGTCAAGTAATCTTCAGGAAATTGGGTTGTGAATTTCAGATTTACAGCTTACAGTAAATCAGAAACTAGTTTTTATTAAGGACGCAGTTTGCTTGGGGGGTAGAAATGTTAAAGTTCATGCATTAGGTAAGTGATTTATTTTTGAAGTGGCCAATTTCCTGGTCAAAATGAATGCTGAATAAAAATGCCGTCAGTTGTTGATGCTCAAGAGGCGCCGTCAAAAGACGAAAAAGCACGTTTTTGACACGTCGTCTTTCTAGCACCCTTTTAAATGATGCTGTCATGCAGTATAGAGTTGGTTGTAACCTCACTCCAGTTTGCTTACATAGTAAACCAGGGCCTTGGTGGAGTGTCATTCTTGTTTAATAACCCTCTCACTCACTGCAGGCAAGTATCAATTGAGGAAGGCGAGAGGAAGGCCAAAGAGCTTAATGTAATGTTTATTGAAACAAGTGCTAAAGCAGGCTACAATGTCAAACAGGTGAGTGTGTATGCGAGCCGCTCTCCTGTGTGTTGCTGTCGACCTGCTTCTGCTCTGCCTGTGGAGGTctgcctccacacacacacacacacacacacacacactcatttacaaCCCCATCTTGACTGATCAGAAGGGCTGCTGTCCCGTGGGTGCATTTTGCCAGGTTCTTACTGGCGGTTTTAAAAGTTTCAGGCACCTTCATAATGAGCAGGAGCAGCCATGTCAACCAGAGGAGAGGCGGGATGCCTGTGAATTGTAAAATTTTTACTGTAtgttctcttgtgtgttttctgtgtgtgtgtgtgtgtgtgtgtgtgtgcatgcctatGTGTTGACGTTCTATCACTACAGACATATAACAAGTGAAGAGGGAGAGCAGAGAGCAAAAGAGCTGAATGTTCTGTTTATCGAAACGAGTGCAAAGACAGGCTACAATGTCAAGCAGGTAGTAGCCCACATGCCCGTGTGGCCCGTCCGGCCCGTGCTGGCGGCTGCTCTACCACAGCTGGATTCATCTCTGTCTCTCCTTTTAATACTTTGCGTGGTTTAAAATCGGGGGTTTGAATCAACTGTCCCGGTGCGCTCTGAAATGCACATCATGCGAACGTATTTCTTATTCTAagatttaatgaataaaatccaTATGATCCTGGTCATGACAGCTGGTGAAACACACAGGGAGAGATGATTCCGAGAGGAAATATTCTGGTTCACTTTTATTATTCCTACTGTTCAGCACTCTTGGTGCCGACTTGATTTCTGAGCTGGGTAAGTAACGCCTCCCCTTTTTGGCAGCTCTTCCGGCGTGTTGCTGCTGCCTTGCCTGGCATGGAGAGCACACAGGACAAGAGCCGAGAAGACAGTATCCTttttgtgcaaatgagtgaagtgtaCAACTTTGCAACTTTTCAGAGCGTGGCTGAACGCTCCTTAACTCCTCCCCCCTTCAGTGATTGACATAAAGTTGCCACCAGATTCCCCAGAGCAACCAGTCAGTGAAGGTGGCTGCTCCTGTTGAGCCTTGCTGACATCACCCTCCCCGTCCTCTTCATCTGTCTCTCCGTGTGCTTCCACGGCTCCCACCCATGCCGCACTGTCCACATCCCggtctgaaggaaaaaaaaaaaaaaacactacctGGGCGTCGTCTTTACCGTTGTGTTTTATTGCTGATTCACTGAGATGACCTTAAGCTTGACAAGCACAATGTGTTGCTTGTTGATGTGCGTgtgcttttcttttcctcttcttcattCGCATCTTTTTAATGCTCAATTGTGACTCATTGTAAGACTGACGTTTCTGACTCTTCGCTGTTAATGCATTTTCTCGAGACGGGATGACAAACGAGCTGCATGGTACAAACAAATGCATGCGGCTTTCAGATATAGGAAGTCCAGATAATTCAGAGTGAACCGAATGA
The Denticeps clupeoides unplaced genomic scaffold, fDenClu1.1, whole genome shotgun sequence DNA segment above includes these coding regions:
- the LOC114776999 gene encoding ras-related protein Rab-6A isoform X1 — protein: MSAAGDFGNPLRKFKLVFLGEQSVGKTSLITRFMYDSFDNTYQATIGIDFLSKTMYLEDRTIRLQLWDTAGQERFRSLIPSYIRDSAAAVVVYDITNVNSFQQTTKWIDDVRTERGSDVIIMLVGNKTDLADKRQVSIEEGERKAKELNVMFIETSAKAGYNVKQLFRRVAAALPGMESTQDKSREDMIDIKLPPDSPEQPVSEGGCSC
- the LOC114776999 gene encoding ras-related protein Rab-6A isoform X2, encoding MSAAGDFGNPLRKFKLVFLGEQSVGKTSLITRFMYDSFDNTYQATIGIDFLSKTMYLEDRTIRLQLWDTAGQERFRSLIPSYIRDSAAAVVVYDITNVNSFQQTTKWIDDVRTERGSDVIIMLVGNKTDLADKRHITSEEGEQRAKELNVLFIETSAKTGYNVKQLFRRVAAALPGMESTQDKSREDMIDIKLPPDSPEQPVSEGGCSC